A window from Lepus europaeus isolate LE1 chromosome 20, mLepTim1.pri, whole genome shotgun sequence encodes these proteins:
- the TEX47 gene encoding testis-expressed protein 47: protein MSALGHPRKMSQKPLPMESHLVPQVPRGNYLSLQEEKQRLHLKKFLIHRMFIVASIQENTEKTDIAEYYEQAFQSILKHHLGEAVTGLLLVYPTSMLHILESSNGTLYQILEEYLSHQNEEFMIKDMKIIAISHNIPSRLFMQWHISLVKVPVMYLDDVTQSQTLEEVITEFLTHTHKLGLYLFKTIKVGTKGLGDNLHQIVPDLLPPEQIIKYLCKSKEFMNPAEFMNMYNKPIHVTLDSEIVWPAPSYF from the coding sequence ATGTCCGCCTTGGGCCACCCACGGAAGATGAGCCAAAAGCCTCTGCCAATGGAATCTCATTTAGTGCCCCAAGTTCCACGTggcaattacttgagccttcagGAGGAGAAACAAAGACTGCACCTAAAGAAGTTCCTCATCCACAGGATGTTCATCGTGGCCAGCAtacaagaaaacacagagaaaacagaCATTGCTGAGTACTACGAACAAGCGTTCCAGTCGATTCTGAAACAtcacctgggagaagcagtgacGGGTCTGCTGCTCGTCTACCCCACTTCCATGCTGCACATCCTTGAGTCATCCAACGGGACTCTCTACCAAATTCTTGAGGAATATCTGAGCCACCAAAATGAAGAATTTATGATCAAAGACATGAAAATCATAGCCATCTCCCATAACATCCCTTCGAGGCTCTTCATGCAATGGCACATTTCACTAGTAAAGGTCCCAGTCATGTATCTCGATGACGTGACACAGTCACAGACCCTGGAAGAGGTGATCACAGAGTTTCTCACCCACACTCACAAACTAGGACTCTACCTCTTTAAGACTATTAAGGTGGGTACGAAAGGATTAGGTGATAATTTGCACCAAATTGTACCTGACCTACTCCCCCCTGAGCAAATCATAAAGTACTTGTGCAAATCTAAGGAATTCATGAACCCAGCAGAATTCATGAACATGTACAACAAACCCATCCACGTCACTTTGGATTCTGAGATAGTATGGCCTGCACCTTCCTACTTCTAG